The stretch of DNA CCTCGGCAAGAACGCCTGGACCCTCATCAACCGCACCACCGGCAAAGCCGTGCGGATCGCGACCCGCCCCTCTTTCTCGATCGAGGCGATCGACCCCGAGTTCCTGCCCCTGCGGGCGCGGGCATGGGGTGCCGGTGCAACCCCTGAAGAGAAACAGGCCTATGAAGAGCACTTAATGGCGATCTGCGATGCGATCCTGACGCGGCCGGCCGAGGAGATCTTCACGATCCAGGAGATCGAGCCCGAGATCCCGGAACGGGCGCGGATCTTCAGGTCGTACATCTGCGCCGTCTGCGGCGAGTCGGTCGCCGAGTCCAGGGTGCGCATGCGGGACGGCAAGACGGTCTGCATCCCCTGCGCCGGCGAATATACGCGGGGCTGGTGAGCGGCCCCTCCGCACATTTTTCTAAAAAAAAGTTATTCTTTCTTCCCCTCGCCCAGGGTGTGGATCACAAGCCCGGAGAGGAGTTTAGGCTCGAACCAGGTCGACTTCGGGGGCATGACCTTGCCGTCGTCGGCGATCGCCATCACCGTCTCCACGTCGACGGGCTGCATCGAGAAGGCGACGGCGAACTCCCCTGAGTCCACCCGCTCCTCCAGGTCGGCCAGGGGCCGCGCCCCGCCGAGGTACTGGAGGCGGGCGTCGCCGCGGGGGTCGGTGATCCCGAGCATCCCTTCGAGCACCGTCCGCTGGAGGTACGAGACGTCGAGAGAGCCGATGACGTCCTCCGGGTTTTTCACCGGCGTGGAGAGTTCGTACCATATCCCGCCGAGGTACATGTGGACGACGTGGAGGTTCGCCGCCTCTTTCAGGGGGGGCACGCGGAAGACCGTGTCGTCGATCTCGCCGTACGGCCTGACGTCGAAGCGCTCCTTCAGGGCCGCGAGGAACGACGCCGGGGTGTACTGCCCGAGGTCGGTGACCAGGCGGGAATACCCGTGGATCTTCACCCGCTTGTGGGCGAAGAGGATCGCCATGAACCGCCCGTCCTCTGGCCCGTAGGTCCCGGCCTTCCGGCGCTCCTGTGCGATCGTGACCGCCGACTTCGCACGGTGGTGGCCGTCGGCGATATATGCCGCCGGCACCCTGGCGAAGAGGTCCTCGATATGGGCGAGGCGGACGCGGTCGGTGATCCTGAAGAGTTCGTGGACATTGCCCTGCTCGGTCTTGACCACGGCGTCGGGTTCGCCCTCAGGGAGGATCGATTCGATGTAGCCGAAGACGTCGCCCTCGTCCGGGTAGAGGACGACCACCAGCCCGGTGTTGGCGTTCGTGGCGTCGATGTGCCTGGTCCGGTCCCGCTCCTTGTCGTAGCGGGTGTGCTCGTGCTTCTTGATCACGTCGTCGATGTAGTCGTCCACGTCCAGGCAGGCGACCAGGCCGAGATAGAGGCTGCCGCCCTGCTTCACCCGGTAGAGGTAGACCGAGGGGGCGTCGTCGCGCTGGAGCATCCCCTTCTCCTGCAGCTCCTGGAAGTTCTCCCTGGCCTGCACGTAGATCTGCTCGTCATCCGCCGGGATGTCAGGGAGGAGGGCGTCGGTACGGCTCACATGCAAAAACGAGAGCGGGTTTTTTCTGATGATCTCTGCCGCTTCATCGGCCGTCACGACGTCGTACGGCACCGAGGCTATCTGCGCGGCATATGCGCGTTGTGGCCTGAGCCCTGTAAACCGGTATACCTTCACCATGAGGATCACGCACCTGATAAGCTGGTAGTAGTTTTGTCGGCGTCAATATATTATCTCCCGCGGGAATAGATGAGAAGAGATGGAAGGGCCAGGATTTTTTCTTCGAAGGGCGAAAGCAGAGGACATCCCGGCGATTGTCGCCATCGAGAAGGAGTCCTTCGTCGACCCCTGGAACGAGGAGACGTTTCAGCAGTCACTGGAGTACTGGGCCGACTCGTTCTTTGTTGCGGTTGTCGGCGGTCATGTCGCCGGTTTCATCGTCGGCGGGCTTGAAGATACGGGCGAGGCGATCTACGGGCATATCTGCAACTTCGCGGTCGCCGAACGCTTCCGGGGGTGCGGCATCGGGCGGGTGCTCGTCCGCCGGGCCGAGCAGCAGTTCGCCCTCCGCCTCGCCGAAGGGGTGCAGCTGGAGGTGCGGGTCTCCAACACCCCCGCGCAGGCGTTCTACCAGAAGCTGGGGTATGAACCGGTCTTCACCGTCGGGGGCTACTACTCGAATGGCGAGGACGCCCTGGTGATGATGAAGTGGTTCAGGTTTTA from Methanofollis liminatans DSM 4140 encodes:
- a CDS encoding FmdE family protein, whose product is MQSPTYEDVIRFHGHTCPGVTFGYRAAGIAMERTGSVRAPDEELVVIVENDACGVDAFQVITGCTVGKGNLLLRDLGKNAWTLINRTTGKAVRIATRPSFSIEAIDPEFLPLRARAWGAGATPEEKQAYEEHLMAICDAILTRPAEEIFTIQEIEPEIPERARIFRSYICAVCGESVAESRVRMRDGKTVCIPCAGEYTRGW
- a CDS encoding DUF1015 domain-containing protein, which encodes MVKVYRFTGLRPQRAYAAQIASVPYDVVTADEAAEIIRKNPLSFLHVSRTDALLPDIPADDEQIYVQARENFQELQEKGMLQRDDAPSVYLYRVKQGGSLYLGLVACLDVDDYIDDVIKKHEHTRYDKERDRTRHIDATNANTGLVVVLYPDEGDVFGYIESILPEGEPDAVVKTEQGNVHELFRITDRVRLAHIEDLFARVPAAYIADGHHRAKSAVTIAQERRKAGTYGPEDGRFMAILFAHKRVKIHGYSRLVTDLGQYTPASFLAALKERFDVRPYGEIDDTVFRVPPLKEAANLHVVHMYLGGIWYELSTPVKNPEDVIGSLDVSYLQRTVLEGMLGITDPRGDARLQYLGGARPLADLEERVDSGEFAVAFSMQPVDVETVMAIADDGKVMPPKSTWFEPKLLSGLVIHTLGEGKKE
- the rimI gene encoding ribosomal protein S18-alanine N-acetyltransferase, which translates into the protein MEGPGFFLRRAKAEDIPAIVAIEKESFVDPWNEETFQQSLEYWADSFFVAVVGGHVAGFIVGGLEDTGEAIYGHICNFAVAERFRGCGIGRVLVRRAEQQFALRLAEGVQLEVRVSNTPAQAFYQKLGYEPVFTVGGYYSNGEDALVMMKWFRF